A single Populus nigra chromosome 13, ddPopNigr1.1, whole genome shotgun sequence DNA region contains:
- the LOC133671436 gene encoding wax ester synthase/diacylglycerol acyltransferase 4-like, which yields MEGEAQEHKAMEFKEKEEEEVTEPVSPTGQYFNSSVLSICVLAVLESEVPIDDSLTMTLLKDVFLPINPRFSSIMVNDKNGEKQWKRVEVQLQNHVNIPIFPIGLSTTSYDSYFNDYISRIALKQFPQSQPLWEIHLVKYPTSKAAGNIIFKLHHALGDGFSLMGALLSCLQRADNPSLSLTFPSLQFPSNPDCSFSKLNITVPKCISSIFNTISDFGWSLLKSSFVEDSRSPIRSGDEEVRFKPIVISTITFSLDHIKQIKSRLGVTINDVITGIIFYGTRLYMQNVDDKSTNAHSTALVLLNTRVISGYRSVKEMVKPDAESPWGNQFGFLHVSVPELTDSRFSKPLECVTIAQEIIQRKRSSLAVNLTGRLLEVLRKFRGPEATARYIKQTLFNSSMTISNIIGPVDKMALANHPIKGFYFMVVGVPQSLTITMVSYAGKLRVAVGTEKGFMDSQKFKSCIETAFEMIFKSSCEIP from the exons atggaAGGTGAAGCTCAAGAACACAAAGCGATGGAGTTCAAGGAGAAGGAGGAAGAAGAGGTAACAGAGCCAGTGAGCCCAACTGGACAGTACTTCAACAGCTCAGTCCTTTCTATATGTGTTCTTGCTGTTTTGGAATCAGAAGTTCCAATTGATGACTCACTTACCATGACATTGCTCAAGGATGTGTTCCTTCCAATAAATCCTCGTTTCTCTTCAATCATG GTTAATGATAAAAATGGTGAAAAACAATGGAAGAGAGTTGAGGTGCAGCTCCAAAACCATGTTAACATTCCAATCTTTCCAATTGGATTGTCAACCACTTCTTATGACAGCTACTTCAATGATTATATATCAAGAATAGCACTGAAGCAATTTCCACAAAGCCAGCCTTTATGGGAAATTCATCTTGTGAAATATCCCACCAGCAAAGCAGCTGGAAATATCATTTTCAAGCTTCACCATGCACTTGGAGATGGCTTTTCTCTCATGGGAGCTCTTCTTTCTTGTCTACAAAGAGCCGAtaatccttctctttctttaacaTTTCCTTCACTTCAATTTCCTTCAAATCCAGACTGCAGCTTTAGTAAGTTGAATATCACTGTACCGAAATGTATTAGTTCGATCTTTAACACTATTTCTGATTTCGGATGGAGCCTTCTGAAGAGTAGCTTTGTTGAGGATTCTCGCTCACCTATACGATCTGGGGATGAAGAAGTCCGGTTCAAGCCGATTGTGATTTCAACAATCACATTCTCTCTCGATCACATCAAACAAATTAAGTCCAGACTTGGAGTG ACGATAAACGATGTGATTACTGGCATAATTTTCTACGGAACACGATTATATATGCAAAATGTTGATGATAAATCAACCAATGCACATTCCACAGCTTTGGTGTTGCTTAATACTAGAGTCATTAGTGGGTACAGATCAGTAAAGGAAATGGTCAAGCCTGATGCTGAGTCACCATGGGGGAACCAGTTCGGATTCCTGCACGTTTCCGTACCTGAATTAACTGATTCCAGGTTTTCTAAACCTCTTGAATGCGTCACAATAGCGCAGGAAATCATCCAGAGGAAGAGAAGTTCTCTTGCTGTTAACCTCACTGGTAGGCTCCTGGAGGTTCTGAGGAAGTTTAGAGGCCCTGAG GCAACGGCCAGGTACATCAAACAAACACTATTCAACTCAAGCATGACAATCTCAAATATCATTGGCCCTGTTGACAAAATGGCTTTGGCTAATCATCCAATTAAAGGCTTCTATTTTATGGTAGTTGGTGTGCCCCAG AGTCTTACCATAACAATGGTAAGTTATGCAGGAAAGCTAAGAGTAGCTGTGGGAACAGAGAAAGGATTTATGGATTCTCAAAAATTCAAGTCCTGCATAGAGACAGcctttgaaatgatattcaaaTCTTCATGTGAGATACCTTAA
- the LOC133671435 gene encoding stemmadenine O-acetyltransferase-like, which produces MEIQIISKEIIKPSAPTPPHLKTYKLSAVDQLAAFAADIPIILFYSPTDEISSKNSDYLKKSFAKTLTLFYPFAGRIKDDSSIDCNDDGATYIEAHVAGNMSMILQQPDMDQLEQLQSCKPDENVDEPSGKVMLAAQVNYFDCGGIAISVRIRHRIGDASSMASFVKCWGAISCGIYDNNAGTVVDCSSLFPPQDLSGMSFLYNLIPRSSFNISTKRFVFEGPKLAALRGKLCNGPYLNRPTRFEAVCALIWGVVGEDSESKKVNRTATIAVDLRKRMDPPLPQHCIGNIVHLAEANWENKVVDCNGLAGKIHESISMINSDYVRQVYADGTFFSLMRQRMAEMAEDPNSFRGVIGFSSWCKFRFYEVDFGWGKPIWVGTSLRLAPNWVMLLDTRDGEGMEVRIALPNEEMVKFEQNPDILAYASFTPAI; this is translated from the coding sequence ATggaaattcaaattatttctaAGGAAATCATCAAGCCCTCTGCTCCAACACCTCCCCACCTAAAAACCTATAAGCTCTCAGCTGTCGACCAGCTTGCTGCTTTTGCAGCGGATATCCctatcattcttttttattcccCAACAGATGAAATTTCCAGCAAAAACTCTGATTATCTAAAGAAATCCTTCGCTAAAACGCTAACACTCTTCTACCCTTTTGCTGGACGAATAAAAGATGATTCATCCATTGATTGCAATGATGATGGAGCCACTTATATTGAAGCCCATGTAGCAGGCAACATGTCCATGATACTTCAACAGCCAGACATGGATCAACTGGAACAGCTACAGTCATGCAAGCCGGACGAAAACGTTGATGAGCCAAGCGGCAAGGTAATGCTAGCAGCCCaagtgaattattttgattgtggTGGGATAGCAATCAGTGTTCGCATTCGCCATCGAATAGGTGATGCATCCTCAATGGCAAGTTTTGTTAAATGCTGGGGTGCAATTTCTTGTGGTATTTATGATAATAATGCAGGAACGGTTGTTGATTGCTCCTCACTCTTCCCTCCGCAAGATTTGTCAGGCATGTCATTCTTATACAATCTTATACCTCGTAGTTCATTCAATATATCCACGAAAAGATTCGTGTTTGAGGGTCCTAAGCTAGCTGCGCTAAGAGGAAAGTTGTGCAACGGGCCATATTTGAATCGTCCAACCCGGTTCGAGGCTGTATGTGCCCTTATTTGGGGTGTTGTTGGAGAAGATAGTGAATCTAAAAAGGTAAATAGAACCGCAACAATTGCCGTGGATTTGCGGAAAAGAATGGATCCACCCCTACCACAACATTGTATTGGAAATATAGTCCATTTGGCTGAGGCAAATTGGGAAAATAAAGTGGTGGACTGTAATGGTTTAGCTGGAAAAATTCATGAGTCAATAAGCATGATAAACAGTGACTATGTGAGGCAGGTTTACGCAGACGGCACCTTCTTCAGTTTAATGAGACAAAGAATGGCGGAGATGGCAGAAGATCCTAATAGCTTTAGGGGTGTAATTGGTTTCAGTAGTTGGTGTAAATTTCGATTTTATGAGGTTGATTTTGGATGGGGAAAGCCCATTTGGGTAGGCACTTCTTTGAGGCTTGCACCCAACTGGGTCATGCTATTGGATACAAGGGATGGTGAGGGAATGGAAGTAAGGATTGCATTACCCAACGAAGAAATGGTCAAGTTCGAACAAAATCCAGACATCTTAGCCTATGCTTCTTTCACTCCAGCCATATGA